ATGACAAGGGGCTTCCCCTCACCGGAAAGCAGGAGCAGAACCGGCATGACAAGGGACGCGGCAAGCGAACCCATGGAGACATAGCCGGAGAGCCGGACCGTGATGACAAATAATGCCATGGCGCCAAGAGTCGGCAGGGGCGCAAGATAGAGATAGATTCCGAGGGCGGTGGCAACCCCTTTCCCGCCCTGGAATTTCAGGTAAACCGGAAAGCAGTGGCCGACCAGGGCGGCGGTCCCGGAAAGCATTGCAACCATTTCCCTGTGGGGCAGTTCCCCAGGGAAGTGGGCGACCACAAGCATCGGCAAAAGCCCTTTCAGGGCATCGCTGATCAGGGTGAGGGCCCCGAGCTTTCTGCCCAGGAGACGGTTGACATTGGTGGCGCCGATGTTCCTGCTGCCATCCTTTCGGACATCGACCCCGGCCATTTTGCCGTACAGCAGTCCGAACGGGATCGAGCCGACGAGATAGGAGAAAATGATCAGTGCGTAAGACATATTGGCGTGGACCTGTTATGATTGAGTAACATTCCGGAACTGTCCCGCCCAGCATCATACATGGAATGTGGTGTGGCCACAACCGCCGGGGAAGGAATTTTTCCCCCTGTTAAACATCGATCCGGGTGCAGAATTTCATTGTATTTAATCCCTTCGCTTATTAAAGCTGAGTCGAGCAGCTCGCCTGCTCGTACGAAACTTATACCCGCAGGGTGAAAAG
This is a stretch of genomic DNA from Pseudomonadota bacterium. It encodes these proteins:
- the plsY gene encoding glycerol-3-phosphate 1-O-acyltransferase PlsY, yielding MSYALIIFSYLVGSIPFGLLYGKMAGVDVRKDGSRNIGATNVNRLLGRKLGALTLISDALKGLLPMLVVAHFPGELPHREMVAMLSGTAALVGHCFPVYLKFQGGKGVATALGIYLYLAPLPTLGAMALFVITVRLSGYVSMGSLAASLVMPVLLLLSGEGKPLVITAGLIAAIIWFKHHENIRRLVKGEEKSWKTKNSDAEKR